One genomic window of Cydia fagiglandana chromosome 20, ilCydFagi1.1, whole genome shotgun sequence includes the following:
- the LOC134674534 gene encoding cytochrome P450 4C1-like isoform X3: MFIWLALAAVALAWWARWRAGRRRMLALASQLPGPPALPVLGNALSFMVPPEELNNVIGELMQEYGDVWRFWLGPDLNVVVSDPDDVKSLLTNSKTSTKGPQYKYMADFLGEGILSGSGPTWRTRRKIALPNYGRRAVESYEEVFNREADQMLARLRGRGGEAFDIYDEVVMGTTYTVCQALMGLTRQQTLKLPNMHWIIRESHDLYLLVFMRMTQWYLQIEPLYRITKYYQKQLKFIKKMQEMVDVIVQHRLKVLEAMDDDRKMEILKLEGDDAHNTELSVVDRLVLSKQISSYDEMLREIFTLFTSSQEATAKMASFLLLMMAYHPDHQEKVYAEIKSVFGDSDRDVTDDDIKQMPYLDMAFKEVLRLFPIGVMLQRTISDDIQISNATLPAGCSLVIPIFHMHRDKRYWTNPDSFDPERFRPEHAKLQHGSCYIPFSLGPMDCMGRYFGTKLVKTMCVKVLREFRLTSPESYEDMRLVLAVSVASVNGYPVQLHHRKCEHVP; this comes from the exons ATGTTCATATGGTTGGCATTGGCAGCGGTGGCACTGGCGTGGTGGGCGCGGTGGCGCGCGGGGCGCCGACGAATGTTAGCCCTGGCCAGTCAACTACCCGGCCCACCAGCGCTACCCGTACTGGGCAATGCTTTGAGCTTCATGGTCCCACCCGAAG AACTGAACAACGTGATCGGGGAGCTAATGCAGGAATACGGCGACGTGTGGCGATTCTGGCTTGGCCCCGACCTCAACGTGGTCGTCAGCGATCCTGACGACGTCAAa agtCTACTCACGAACTCGAAAACTAGCACCAAAGGACCGCAGTATAAGTACATGGCTGACTTTTTAGGAGAAGGCATTCTGAGCGGATcag gGCCAACTTGGAGAACACGCAGGAAAATAGCGTTGCCTAACTACGGCCGAAGGGCAGTGGAGAGCTACGAAGAGGTGTTTAACAGGGAGGCCGATCAGATGCTGGCGAGGCTGAGGGGCCGAGGCGGCGAGGCCTTCGACATTTACGACGAAGTCGTCATGGGCACCACTTACACTGTCTGCC AGGCATTGATGGGATTGACTAGACAACAAACACTAAAGTTGCCAAATATGCATTGGATCATCCGCGAATCACACGA TTTATATTTGCTCGTCTTTATGAGGATGACACAATGGTATCTTCAAATAGAGCCCTTGTACAGaataacaaaatattatcaAAAGCAACTAAAGTTTATAAAAAAGATGCAAGAGATGGTAGACGTCATTGTGCAGCACAGACTTAAAGTCCTGGAAGCCATGGATGATGATAGGAAAATGGAGATACTTAAATTGGAAGGTGATGATGCACACAACACTGAACTAAGCGTCGTGGATAGACTTGTGTTGTCTAAACAAATATCAAGCTATGACGAAATGTTGAGGGAAATATTCACACTCTTTACTTCG AGTCAAGAGGCAACGGCAAAGATGGCATCTTTTTTATTGCTGATGATGGCGTATCATCCTGACCACCAG GAAAAAGTTTACGCTGAAATAAAAAGCGTGTTCGGCGACAGCGACAGAGACGTCACTGATGACGACATCAAGCAGATGCCGTACCTAGACATGGCGTTCAAGGAGGTCCTGCGGCTCTTCCCTATCGGAGTGATGCTGCAGAGGACCATATCTGATGATATTCAAATAA GTAACGCAACATTACCGGCGGGCTGCTCGCTCGTCATCCCAATCTTCCACATGCACCGGGACAAGCGGTACTGGACCAACCCGGACAGCTTCGACCCGGAGCGGTTTAGACCCGAACACGCGAAGCTGCAGCACGGTAGCTGCTATATACCGTTCAGCTTGGGACCGATGGATTGCATGG GTCGATACTTCGGCACCAAACTAGTGAAAACTATGTGCGTGAAAGTTTTGCGTGAGTTCCGTCTGACATCTCCGGAGTCGTACGAGGACATGCGCCTCGTGCTGGCCGTGTCCGTCGCCTCCGTCAACGGCTACCCCGTCCAGCTCCATCACCGGAAATGTGAACATGTTCCTTAA
- the LOC134674534 gene encoding cytochrome P450 4C1-like isoform X1 produces MLALASQLPGPPALPVLGNALSFMVPSEELNNVIGELMQEYGDVWRFWLGPDLNVVVSDPDDVKSLLTNSKTSTKGPQYKYMADFLGEGILSGSGPTWRTRRKIALPNYGRRAVESYEEVFNREADQMLARLRGRGGEAFDIYDEVVMGTTYTVCQALMGLTRQQTLKLPNMHWIIRESHDLYLLVFMRMTQWYLQIEPLYRITKYYQKQLKFIKKMQEMVDVIVQHRLKVLEAMDDDRKMEILKLEGDDAHNTELSVVDRLVLSKQISSYDEMLREIFTLFTSSQEATAKMASFLLLMMAYHPDHQEKVYAEIKSVFGDSDRDVTDDDIKQMPYLDMAFKEVLRLFPIGVMLQRTISDDIQISNATLPAGCSLVIPIFHMHRDKRYWTNPDSFDPERFRPEHAKLQHGSCYIPFSLGPMDCMGRYFGTKLVKTMCVKVLREFRLTSPESYEDMRLVLAVSVASVNGYPVQLHHRKCEHVP; encoded by the exons ATGTTAGCCCTGGCCAGTCAGCTACCCGGCCCGCCAGCGCTACCCGTACTCGGCAATGCCTTGAGCTTCATGGTCCCATCCGAAG AACTGAACAACGTGATCGGGGAGCTAATGCAGGAATACGGCGACGTGTGGCGATTCTGGCTTGGCCCCGACCTCAACGTGGTCGTCAGCGATCCTGACGACGTCAAa agtCTACTCACGAACTCGAAAACTAGCACCAAAGGACCGCAGTATAAGTACATGGCTGACTTTTTAGGAGAAGGCATTCTGAGCGGATcag gGCCAACTTGGAGAACACGCAGGAAAATAGCGTTGCCTAACTACGGCCGAAGGGCAGTGGAGAGCTACGAAGAGGTGTTTAACAGGGAGGCCGATCAGATGCTGGCGAGGCTGAGGGGCCGAGGCGGCGAGGCCTTCGACATTTACGACGAAGTCGTCATGGGCACCACTTACACTGTCTGCC AGGCATTGATGGGATTGACTAGACAACAAACACTAAAGTTGCCAAATATGCATTGGATCATCCGCGAATCACACGA TTTATATTTGCTCGTCTTTATGAGGATGACACAATGGTATCTTCAAATAGAGCCCTTGTACAGaataacaaaatattatcaAAAGCAACTAAAGTTTATAAAAAAGATGCAAGAGATGGTAGACGTCATTGTGCAGCACAGACTTAAAGTCCTGGAAGCCATGGATGATGATAGGAAAATGGAGATACTTAAATTGGAAGGTGATGATGCACACAACACTGAACTAAGCGTCGTGGATAGACTTGTGTTGTCTAAACAAATATCAAGCTATGACGAAATGTTGAGGGAAATATTCACACTCTTTACTTCG AGTCAAGAGGCAACGGCAAAGATGGCATCTTTTTTATTGCTGATGATGGCGTATCATCCTGACCACCAG GAAAAAGTTTACGCTGAAATAAAAAGCGTGTTCGGCGACAGCGACAGAGACGTCACTGATGACGACATCAAGCAGATGCCGTACCTAGACATGGCGTTCAAGGAGGTCCTGCGGCTCTTCCCTATCGGAGTGATGCTGCAGAGGACCATATCTGATGATATTCAAATAA GTAACGCAACATTACCGGCGGGCTGCTCGCTCGTCATCCCAATCTTCCACATGCACCGGGACAAGCGGTACTGGACCAACCCGGACAGCTTCGACCCGGAGCGGTTTAGACCCGAACACGCGAAGCTGCAGCACGGTAGCTGCTATATACCGTTCAGCTTGGGACCGATGGATTGCATGG GTCGATACTTCGGCACCAAACTAGTGAAAACTATGTGCGTGAAAGTTTTGCGTGAGTTCCGTCTGACATCTCCGGAGTCGTACGAGGACATGCGCCTCGTGCTGGCCGTGTCCGTCGCCTCCGTCAACGGCTACCCCGTCCAGCTCCATCACCGGAAATGTGAACATGTTCCTTAA
- the LOC134674534 gene encoding cytochrome P450 4C1-like isoform X2: MVPSEELNNVIGELMQEYGDVWRFWLGPDLNVVVSDPDDVKSLLTNSKTSTKGPQYKYMADFLGEGILSGSGPTWRTRRKIALPNYGRRAVESYEEVFNREADQMLARLRGRGGEAFDIYDEVVMGTTYTVCQALMGLTRQQTLKLPNMHWIIRESHDLYLLVFMRMTQWYLQIEPLYRITKYYQKQLKFIKKMQEMVDVIVQHRLKVLEAMDDDRKMEILKLEGDDAHNTELSVVDRLVLSKQISSYDEMLREIFTLFTSSQEATAKMASFLLLMMAYHPDHQEKVYAEIKSVFGDSDRDVTDDDIKQMPYLDMAFKEVLRLFPIGVMLQRTISDDIQISNATLPAGCSLVIPIFHMHRDKRYWTNPDSFDPERFRPEHAKLQHGSCYIPFSLGPMDCMGRYFGTKLVKTMCVKVLREFRLTSPESYEDMRLVLAVSVASVNGYPVQLHHRKCEHVP, from the exons ATGGTCCCTTCGGAAG AACTGAACAACGTGATCGGGGAGCTAATGCAGGAATACGGCGACGTGTGGCGATTCTGGCTTGGCCCCGACCTCAACGTGGTCGTCAGCGATCCTGACGACGTCAAa agtCTACTCACGAACTCGAAAACTAGCACCAAAGGACCGCAGTATAAGTACATGGCTGACTTTTTAGGAGAAGGCATTCTGAGCGGATcag gGCCAACTTGGAGAACACGCAGGAAAATAGCGTTGCCTAACTACGGCCGAAGGGCAGTGGAGAGCTACGAAGAGGTGTTTAACAGGGAGGCCGATCAGATGCTGGCGAGGCTGAGGGGCCGAGGCGGCGAGGCCTTCGACATTTACGACGAAGTCGTCATGGGCACCACTTACACTGTCTGCC AGGCATTGATGGGATTGACTAGACAACAAACACTAAAGTTGCCAAATATGCATTGGATCATCCGCGAATCACACGA TTTATATTTGCTCGTCTTTATGAGGATGACACAATGGTATCTTCAAATAGAGCCCTTGTACAGaataacaaaatattatcaAAAGCAACTAAAGTTTATAAAAAAGATGCAAGAGATGGTAGACGTCATTGTGCAGCACAGACTTAAAGTCCTGGAAGCCATGGATGATGATAGGAAAATGGAGATACTTAAATTGGAAGGTGATGATGCACACAACACTGAACTAAGCGTCGTGGATAGACTTGTGTTGTCTAAACAAATATCAAGCTATGACGAAATGTTGAGGGAAATATTCACACTCTTTACTTCG AGTCAAGAGGCAACGGCAAAGATGGCATCTTTTTTATTGCTGATGATGGCGTATCATCCTGACCACCAG GAAAAAGTTTACGCTGAAATAAAAAGCGTGTTCGGCGACAGCGACAGAGACGTCACTGATGACGACATCAAGCAGATGCCGTACCTAGACATGGCGTTCAAGGAGGTCCTGCGGCTCTTCCCTATCGGAGTGATGCTGCAGAGGACCATATCTGATGATATTCAAATAA GTAACGCAACATTACCGGCGGGCTGCTCGCTCGTCATCCCAATCTTCCACATGCACCGGGACAAGCGGTACTGGACCAACCCGGACAGCTTCGACCCGGAGCGGTTTAGACCCGAACACGCGAAGCTGCAGCACGGTAGCTGCTATATACCGTTCAGCTTGGGACCGATGGATTGCATGG GTCGATACTTCGGCACCAAACTAGTGAAAACTATGTGCGTGAAAGTTTTGCGTGAGTTCCGTCTGACATCTCCGGAGTCGTACGAGGACATGCGCCTCGTGCTGGCCGTGTCCGTCGCCTCCGTCAACGGCTACCCCGTCCAGCTCCATCACCGGAAATGTGAACATGTTCCTTAA